GGCGGTCGAAAAGGAATACACCTGGTGGCGAATATTGTCGCTGTTGGGGAACCGCACCTGCGTGCCGGTATGCACCGCCAGCACATGCGGCGCGAAGCGCTGGCTGCGTTGGTCCATCTCGGCGCTGGATACGACGGCCGCCGCGCCGGCCGGGCCTTGCAGCGTCACCACCGCGTCGGCGACCGGGCGCCCGTCGGCCTGCTGCATCAGCACTTCAAGGGTCGCTGCCGAAGCAGGACCGGCCGCCGCCAGCAACAGTAATAGGTGGGATAACAGGTGAACACATCGGGCCATGGGAGATCCGGTAGAAAACGGCCAGCCTTGGCGAAAAAGAACGATCACAGCCATGATGCCGCAATCAAGGCAAAATGCCACCATCGAACCACGGGAGACGCCAAACCGTTGGTCGGTAAAAAACGCTGCAATCGGTCAGGCTGCATCACTGTTATCGACCCTCTGCGAAAAAGCTGAAGCCGGTCAAGGCGATTGCTAGACCGCCGTGCGTTCGCGCCGCATCCACATTTCAAAGGCCATCGCGTTGAGTGGCCGGCTGATCAGGTAACCCTGGGCGGTATCGCAGTTCCATTGCTTGAGCAGCCTCAGGCTGGGTTCGAACTCCACGCCTTCGGCGACCACCTTGAGTCCCAGGTTATGGCTCATCTCGATGGTCGAGCGCACGATCACCCCATCGCCGCCATCGCTGTCGAGGTTGCGCACGAACGACTGGTCGATCTTCAACTCCTGCACCGGCAGGCGCTGCAACTGGGCCAGAGAAGAATAGCCGGTGCCGAAATCATCCACCGACAGGCTGATGCCGCAGCCACGCAATTGCTCGAGTACGCTCAGGGCCTGCCGCGGGTCGTGCATGATCGCGCTCTCGGTGATTTCGAACAGCATCTGGCGGGCCTCCACACCATGCTGCGCGAGCAACGTGGTCACACGGATCGCCAGGTCGTCGTCGGCCAGGTCGTCCACCGAGATGTTCACCGACAGTTGAATCAGCAGGCCTCGCCGTGCCCAGTCGGCGATCTGGCGGATGGCTTCCTCGATCACCCACAAGGTGAGGCTGGACATACTGCCGGTGCGCTCGGCCAGGGGGATGAACTCGGCGGGCGAGACCAACCCCAGCCTGGGATGCTGCCAACGCAGCAGCGCCTCGGCCTGACGGACCTGGCCATGCTTGAGGTCGAGCTTGGGCTGGTAGCACAGGTGCAGCGCGCCTTCGGCGGCGGCGCGGCGCAAGTCGCGGATCAGGGTGATCTGACGTTGGTGGGCCAGGTCGCGGTCCTGCTGATAGATCTGCAGGTGGCCCGGCAGGGTCGCCGCGTCTTGACGGGCGATGGCGGCGCGGCTGATCAGCTCTTCCACCTGCTGACCATCGGTGGGGTACGCCGCGATGCCGATGCTCACTTGATGGCGCAGTTCGTCGCGGCCGATGCGCTGGGGTTCGGTGAGCAGCGCATAGAGACGGTCGGCGCGGGCCACGGCACGGTCGACCTGGGTATTTTCCAGCAACAGTAGAAATTCGCTGCCGGACACACGTGCCGCCGTGTCGCTGGCCAACAGGCTCATGGACAGGCAGCGGCTGGCTTCGCGCAACATCTCTTCGACGCCCTGGGGGCCGAAGCCTTCGTTGATTGCGCGGTAGTTTTCGATGCCCAGGTACAGCAGCACCACCGGCCGCCGCGCACTGATCGCACTGCCCAGGCGTTCCATGGCCAGGGCACGATTGGGCAGGCCGGTGAGGGGGTCGTGCAGAGCGTTATGGGCCAGCTGCCGTTCACGCATGGCAATCGCGCTTTGCATGGCGTTGAACGCCCGCGCCAGCAGGCCGAACTCATCGTGGCCCCGCACCCGCACCGGCGTGCGGTAGTCACCGGCACCGATCCGCCCGGCAGCTTCCACCAGGGCAGTGAGCGGCCGCGACACGCGCCGCGCCAGGAACAATGCGCCGGCCAGTGACACCACCAGCACCGCCAGGGCAATCCCGAGGAATTGCCGATCCAGCGGCGCGAAGGCTTCCACGGCATGGTCCAGCGGGCTTTGCAGCAGCACCCGCACGTCATCGCCCTCGCCCGTGTTGCCCAGCGACCGCACCTGGCTGAGCACACGCTCGCCGTAGAAGCGATGGATATGCGCCTCGGTGTCCGGGTTAGCGCCACGCAACAGGTTGAGCACTGCGGCCTGATAGGCGTCGGGCTGGGTGCTGAACAATTGACCGGCCTCCCCGTCCCGCACGCTGAGGAACGACACCTCCAGGTTGCTCATGGAGCGCAGCTCATTGGCGAACAACGTGTCCATGGGAACGCCCATGACCGCACGAGCGATGGGCACGTCGTCGACCACCTCGTCCTGCACCAGCAGGTAGGGGCGCCGATCCATGGTCACAATCAATATTTGCAGGCCGCTGCGCCGTGCGCGACGCAGTGCGTCGGCATAGGGGAAGGCCTGGCCGCGGGTGAACCCAGGCAAGGTGCTGACCCTTACCGTGCCGTCCAGGCCCAGCACCAGCACTTCGCTGGAACGAATGCCGCTGCCGTGGCGCTGCAGCGCCGCCAGGATCGACGCGCTGTCGCCGTCGGCCACTGCACGGACGAAGGGGCCATCGGCGGTGAGCCAGTCAAGGTCGTATTGCAGGCGCCGGCCTCGCAGATCCAGCAGGCGTTCGAACACCTGGCTGCCGGTTTTCAGTTGGGCTCGCGCCTGGTTTTCCACGGCGCGAGTAGTGGCGGCCTGGACCGCCAAGTAGGTAGCCACGACCACCACCAGCAGCAGCAACGCCCACACGCCGGCGATGCGGGTCTGGAACGTATGGCGCCACGTCATCGGCGTGCCCTCTGGCAACGTTCGTATGTATGTGCCACTGCGTCCCTGTGTCATGTGCATTCCCTGCGACAGCTGACCTGGCGTCAAAAAATACCCGTCCCATTCGGGTATTCGTGTTGAGCAGATTAGCTCGCGGCAGGCGCTTGTCCACCCAATAAAACCGGGGGCCTGGCCGTCAGCTTATTGGCGACAGAGGGTTGGCTTTGCGCGTCAGGCCGGCCCTCGCGCGCGCATGAAATCACCCCAGCGGCGCACCAGGTAATTGTGCTCGTCCATTACCGAGTTCCACACCGCGATATGGCCCATGCGCTGTTCGTAGGAACCGCCGTCGCGCATCTCGCCCCGGTCGATCAGCGGCAGGCCGTCGCTGCCCGGCAGTTCTTCGCGTGCGGGTTTGCCGGCGTACCAGTAATCCCACTCGGCGGCGCTCAGGTGGTCGCGACTACGGGCCGGGTTGCCGATGTAATAGCCCTGGCGCGCCATCACCGCACCGGGCCAGCCCGACAGCCACCAGTTGAGGTAGGCATAGGCGGCGTCCAGCACCGGCCCCTGGGCATGGCGTGACAGCGACAAACCACCGAACCAGGCGCGATAGCCTTCACGCGGCACCGCCAGGCGGTATTTAACGCCGGCACGATGCAGGCGCATCAGGGTCGGCGACCACAGGCTCTGGATATCAATATTCGGGCTGAGCATCAGTTGCGCGGCTTCTTTGTCGTCCGACCAGAACGCTGCGAAGTGCCCTTCCTTCTGCTTGCGCACCAGGATATCGGCGAGCACGTCGATGTCTTCGATGCTCATGTTGCCAATGTCCTTGAAGCTGGCGAGCCCGGCGCCCTGCACCGCCAACGCGGCATCCAGCGCGCCGATGGCGGCGTCGCTTTGCAGCGCGGTACGCGCGCGCCATGCCGGGTCCAGCAGCCAGCCCCAGCTTTCATTGCCGTGGCAAAAGCCGTCGGGCAGACGCTCCGGGCGGTAGGCAAAACTGTCGGCATTGTGGGTCAGGGGCAGCATGCTGATGCGTTCGGTCACGGTGCTGCCGAGGCTGCCGTCGTGCTGCACGAACAGGCGCTCGCTGGGCACGCTGCCGCTGCCCAGGCGATCACCGGGGCTGAGGCGCCCGCGCTTGGGCAGGTCGTTGATCTCGTGCCACAGCGCGATGCGTCGCGTGTCGATGGGCTGGATCGCCCGCGCCGGCCAGACGAAATCGACGTTATGGAACCATTGGTCATAAAGGTCGTAGCTGTCGGGTTGCATCACCGCAATGCGCTGGGCCTGCTCGACATCGTGCACCTGGTAGACCAGGCGGATGCCAAGTTCCTGCTCGGCCCGCACGCGCAAGGTTTCGAGCAAGGTCACGGAGGTGCCGAGGACGCGCAGCGTAATCATCGGGCGAACCGCCGCGAAAACACCTCGAACGATCGGCGCAACCGCGCGGCATCCAGGCCGCGCAGGATAAATACCAAGCGTGATTGGCGGTCGCTGCCCGGCCATGCAGGCAAGTGCACCGGCGCATGCAGGCAATGCTGCACGCCATGAATGACGATGGGGGCGGTACTGGCGTTCACGTTGAGCAGTCCTTTGACCCGGAGGATTCGGTCGCCGTGGCATCTTAGCAGCATCGACAACCACACCCCGAAGCCCACCCAGTCCAGCGGCTGTTCGAAGGTCAGGCAGCACACCTGCGCGGCGCCGTGGGTCGCGGTGGTGGATCGGTGCAATTGCCAGCGCTGCACCTCCAGCGCGGGCTCGGCGCTGCGCACACCTTCGCCCAGCAGCAATTGGTCGCCGCTGAGGATGGCGTGGGTATCGAGGATCGGTGTACCGGCGTTCAACGCCCGCAAATGCGCGCGCAACCACGTGCAGTCGCCGGCCAGGTCGGTCTTGCTCAGCAGCAGGCGGTCGGCCGCCGCTACCTGAGCCAGCCACTCAGGGTGCAGACGCTCCTGCAAGGCGGCGTGGCTGGCGTCCACTAACGTGATGACCAGGCCTATATGGAAACGCCCGCGCAGTTGCGCGTCATTGTTCAGTGTGGCCAGGATCGGCGCCGGGTCGGCCAGGCCGGTGGTTTCCAGGATCACGCGCTTGAACGCCGGGATCTCACCGCGCTCGCGGCGCTGCAACAGGGCCAGCAGCGCGTCTTTCAACTCGCCGCGAATCGAACAGCAGATACAGCCGCCGGGCAGCAGCACGGTGTCCGGCGCGACCTCTTCGACCAACAGATGGTCAATGCCCACATCGCCGAATTCGTTGATCAACAACGCCGTTTCGCCCAGGCTTTCACCTTGCAACAGGCGCGTGAGCAAGGTGGTCTTGCCGCTGCCGAGGAAGCCGGTGATGACATTCAAGGCAATGCTCATGAGGTTGACTCCAAGTGATCCAACAGCCTTGGGTCGAGCGGGTCCAACGGGCGGCCGAGCATGCTTTCGGCCGCCTGCCAGAGCTGATCCAGGCCGCTGGCCAGGGCCTGTTTGCCGGTCGCGCCCATCAGCAAATAGGAGGCGCCCTGGAAGTCTTCGACTTTGAGGCGGAACACTGCGAGCACCTGGTTGATCGCGGCGATGCGGCGCAGGCGCTCACGGCGCCTGGGCACGGCATCGCCCAAGGGGTCGCTCCAATGCAGGTCTTCGCCGAGCAGTCCGCAGAGTCCGCACATGGCTATACCCCGCTCATGGCATGACATCGCCGGCATTCGGGCCCAGCGTCTGGCCGACGAACAGATTGCCGCCCGGCTCGCTGGCCAGCAGCACGGCGGTGGGCGCCACTTCATCGGCCAGGCCGAAGCGGCCCAGAGGTAACTCGGCAGCCTTGGCGCGTTTCCAGGCCGCGCTGATCCCGCCTACCAACGGCGTTTCGATCGGGCCGGGGGCGATGGCGTTGACCAGCACGTTGTCCTTGGCGACTTCCAGAGCCAGGGACTTGGTAAAGCCAATCACCCCGGCCTTGGCGGCGGCGTAGTGGCTCAGCTCGGCGCCGCCCTTGATGCCCAATTGCGAGGCCACGTTGATAATCCGCCCCCAGCGCTGCGCCAGCATGTGCGGTAAGGCGCGCTGACTGGCGACGAATACGCTGGTGAGGTCGACGCGCAGCATGTCGTTCCACCTTTCGATGGACAGATCGACGCAACGCGCCTGGGTCAGCATGCCGGCGTTGTTGACTAGAATATCGATGCCGCCGAAGTGCTCGACACACCGGTCGACCCCGGCCTGAGCGCCTTCGACCGTACCGACATCGGCCACGCACTCGACCACCTCGGCCCCCAGGTTGCGGCAGGTGATGGCGGTTTCGGCGAGGCTGGCGGCATTGCGCTCGGCCAACAACAGGCGCGCACCTTCAACCGCATAAGCGCGGGCGATGGCGGCACCAATGCCGCTGCCGGCACCGGTGATCACAGCGCGACGATCAGTGAGTTGAGGCATATCGATTCTCCAGAAACAAACACAATTCCAATGTGAGAGGGGTCTGCCCCCCGATTGCAGCGGTTCAGCCAGGACAGCTGTGTCTGGCACACCCCCATCGGGGGCAAGCCCCCTCCCACAGTTGAAGCCAGTACATCCGCCGGGCCAGTGTCCTTCCAATGTGAGAGGGAGCTTGCCCCCTCACACCGTTAAAGCGAGTACATCCGTCGGCCAGCGGCATTCCAATGTGGGAGGGGGCTTGCCCCCGATTGCGGCGGTTCAGCCAGGACAGCTGTGTCTGACCCACCACCATCGAGGGCAAGCTCCCTACCACCCATCAGTCAGGCCAGCGTACGGTCAGGCCGCCGTCGATGACGATGCTCTGGCCGGTCAGGTAGCTGGACGCATCACTGGTCAAGAACTGCACCAGCGACGCCACTTCATCGGCGCGCCCTACCCGGCCCAGCGGAATAGCGCGGGCGGCTTTGGCCAGGCCTTCAGGGCCGAGGGAGTTTTTTGCGTCCAGGGACTGCGGCGTCTCGATCAACCCCGGGATCACTGCGTTGCACCGAATGCCCAGTGGCGCCAGTTCCACCGCCAGGGAGCGGCACAACCCCGGCACACCAGCCTTGGCGGCGGCGTAGTGACTGTGGTCCTGCCAGCCGTACACGCCGCCGGCAATCGACGAGATTGCCACCAAGGCGCCGCCCTCGCGCATATGCCGGCTGGCGGCGCGGAACGTGCGCATGACGCCGGTCAGGTCGACATTGAGCATCTCGTCCCACAGCGCATCGGTCATCTCCAGCAACGGTGCACGACGCAGCAGGCCGGCGTTGGCCACCGCATAGTCGAGCCGACCGAAATGCTGCATGGCCTGTGCGGCCAAGGCGTCCACCGAGGCGGTGTCGCCCACGTCCAGCGGCAGCATCAGGCACACGCCGCCGGCCTGTTGCACCAGGCTCACGGTGGTGTGCGGGTCATGGGGATCGGCCGGGAAATACCCGCCCACCACCGTCACGCCGCTGCGCGCATAGGCCACGGCGAGGGCTTGGCCGATGCCGCTGGCGGCACCGGTGATCAAGGCAACTTTACGATTCATCTCACACTCCTTACTGCACGGTTTCCGGGCGGACATGGCGCGCGGCGAACATCAGCGCACCGGACAGGAAGCACGGCACCGCGCCGAACCACAACGCGGCGGTCTGCCAGTCGCTGCCGGCGGACAACACCTGGGTGGCACCAAAGCCTGCCACCACCGCACCGATAGGCCCCATGGCATGGATGATCGCGCCGCCGGTGGCGCGGATGCTGGTGGGGAAGCTTTCGCTGATAAAGAACAGCGCCGCCGAGTACGGCCCGATCAGGAAGAACAGGCCCAGGCTATACAAACCGACCACCATGGCCATGTTGCTGGGGCCGAACAGCATGCCGGCGAACGACAGGCCGCCAAGCATCCAGCCCAGGCCGATCACATTGCGGCGGCCGATCTTGTCGCCCATCCAGCCATGGCTGAGGTAGCCGCAGTAACCCACCAGGTTCGACAGCACCAGGATGATCAGCGAGTTCTCGAACGAGATGTGGTGCACGCTGACGATCACCGACGTGCCCAGCACACTGAACACCTGGATCGCCGCCCAGTTGAGCAACAGCGCGGCGCCGATCACCAGGGTGGCGCGGCGTGCCGGACCACGGAACGCAGCTTTGAGCCCGGCCTTGCTGTGTTCGTCGTAGTCCACGCCATAGGTCGCGGCGACGTTTTGCGCTTCGTTCACCGCGCCGCTTTTACGCAGCTCGCTGATGCGCTGATGGATCTGGAACTGCGGGCTCTCCTTGAGCTTGCGCGCCATGATTGCGATGACGATGGCCGGGATCGCCGCGAAGATAAAGCAGCCCTGCCAGCCGATAACCGGCAGCAATAACGCGGTCAACCCCGCCGCAATCAACGCCCCTACCGGCC
The sequence above is drawn from the Pseudomonas quebecensis genome and encodes:
- a CDS encoding putative bifunctional diguanylate cyclase/phosphodiesterase, whose product is MTWRHTFQTRIAGVWALLLLVVVVATYLAVQAATTRAVENQARAQLKTGSQVFERLLDLRGRRLQYDLDWLTADGPFVRAVADGDSASILAALQRHGSGIRSSEVLVLGLDGTVRVSTLPGFTRGQAFPYADALRRARRSGLQILIVTMDRRPYLLVQDEVVDDVPIARAVMGVPMDTLFANELRSMSNLEVSFLSVRDGEAGQLFSTQPDAYQAAVLNLLRGANPDTEAHIHRFYGERVLSQVRSLGNTGEGDDVRVLLQSPLDHAVEAFAPLDRQFLGIALAVLVVSLAGALFLARRVSRPLTALVEAAGRIGAGDYRTPVRVRGHDEFGLLARAFNAMQSAIAMRERQLAHNALHDPLTGLPNRALAMERLGSAISARRPVVLLYLGIENYRAINEGFGPQGVEEMLREASRCLSMSLLASDTAARVSGSEFLLLLENTQVDRAVARADRLYALLTEPQRIGRDELRHQVSIGIAAYPTDGQQVEELISRAAIARQDAATLPGHLQIYQQDRDLAHQRQITLIRDLRRAAAEGALHLCYQPKLDLKHGQVRQAEALLRWQHPRLGLVSPAEFIPLAERTGSMSSLTLWVIEEAIRQIADWARRGLLIQLSVNISVDDLADDDLAIRVTTLLAQHGVEARQMLFEITESAIMHDPRQALSVLEQLRGCGISLSVDDFGTGYSSLAQLQRLPVQELKIDQSFVRNLDSDGGDGVIVRSTIEMSHNLGLKVVAEGVEFEPSLRLLKQWNCDTAQGYLISRPLNAMAFEMWMRRERTAV
- a CDS encoding ABC transporter substrate-binding protein; amino-acid sequence: MITLRVLGTSVTLLETLRVRAEQELGIRLVYQVHDVEQAQRIAVMQPDSYDLYDQWFHNVDFVWPARAIQPIDTRRIALWHEINDLPKRGRLSPGDRLGSGSVPSERLFVQHDGSLGSTVTERISMLPLTHNADSFAYRPERLPDGFCHGNESWGWLLDPAWRARTALQSDAAIGALDAALAVQGAGLASFKDIGNMSIEDIDVLADILVRKQKEGHFAAFWSDDKEAAQLMLSPNIDIQSLWSPTLMRLHRAGVKYRLAVPREGYRAWFGGLSLSRHAQGPVLDAAYAYLNWWLSGWPGAVMARQGYYIGNPARSRDHLSAAEWDYWYAGKPAREELPGSDGLPLIDRGEMRDGGSYEQRMGHIAVWNSVMDEHNYLVRRWGDFMRARGPA
- a CDS encoding CobW family GTP-binding protein translates to MSIALNVITGFLGSGKTTLLTRLLQGESLGETALLINEFGDVGIDHLLVEEVAPDTVLLPGGCICCSIRGELKDALLALLQRRERGEIPAFKRVILETTGLADPAPILATLNNDAQLRGRFHIGLVITLVDASHAALQERLHPEWLAQVAAADRLLLSKTDLAGDCTWLRAHLRALNAGTPILDTHAILSGDQLLLGEGVRSAEPALEVQRWQLHRSTTATHGAAQVCCLTFEQPLDWVGFGVWLSMLLRCHGDRILRVKGLLNVNASTAPIVIHGVQHCLHAPVHLPAWPGSDRQSRLVFILRGLDAARLRRSFEVFSRRFAR
- a CDS encoding SDR family NAD(P)-dependent oxidoreductase, with protein sequence MPQLTDRRAVITGAGSGIGAAIARAYAVEGARLLLAERNAASLAETAITCRNLGAEVVECVADVGTVEGAQAGVDRCVEHFGGIDILVNNAGMLTQARCVDLSIERWNDMLRVDLTSVFVASQRALPHMLAQRWGRIINVASQLGIKGGAELSHYAAAKAGVIGFTKSLALEVAKDNVLVNAIAPGPIETPLVGGISAAWKRAKAAELPLGRFGLADEVAPTAVLLASEPGGNLFVGQTLGPNAGDVMP
- a CDS encoding SDR family NAD(P)-dependent oxidoreductase; protein product: MNRKVALITGAASGIGQALAVAYARSGVTVVGGYFPADPHDPHTTVSLVQQAGGVCLMLPLDVGDTASVDALAAQAMQHFGRLDYAVANAGLLRRAPLLEMTDALWDEMLNVDLTGVMRTFRAASRHMREGGALVAISSIAGGVYGWQDHSHYAAAKAGVPGLCRSLAVELAPLGIRCNAVIPGLIETPQSLDAKNSLGPEGLAKAARAIPLGRVGRADEVASLVQFLTSDASSYLTGQSIVIDGGLTVRWPD
- a CDS encoding MFS transporter, which produces MSIYNKLDLTGWKPRQLSSQEVRFATWIAFFAWVFAVYDFILFGTLLPEIGRHFGWGEVEQAEIATWVAVGTAVVALAIGPIVDKLGRRKGIIFTVAGSALCSALTAIGGAWGKSPLILIRSLGGLGYAEETVNATYLTELYGASQDPRLTKRRGFIYSLVQGGWPVGALIAAGLTALLLPVIGWQGCFIFAAIPAIVIAIMARKLKESPQFQIHQRISELRKSGAVNEAQNVAATYGVDYDEHSKAGLKAAFRGPARRATLVIGAALLLNWAAIQVFSVLGTSVIVSVHHISFENSLIILVLSNLVGYCGYLSHGWMGDKIGRRNVIGLGWMLGGLSFAGMLFGPSNMAMVVGLYSLGLFFLIGPYSAALFFISESFPTSIRATGGAIIHAMGPIGAVVAGFGATQVLSAGSDWQTAALWFGAVPCFLSGALMFAARHVRPETVQ